The Camelina sativa cultivar DH55 chromosome 18, Cs, whole genome shotgun sequence DNA window CCCAAATACTCCACTCTCTTCACTGCAAATGCACATTTGCTTCTTTTAGCATACAGACGATTACTTCTCATCACTTTAAACACTTCCTCCAAATGCAACACATGGGACTCCAGATCAGAACTATATACGAGAATGTCATCAAAGAAGATGAGCACAAATTTCCTGAGAAAAGCTCGAAAGACCTCGTTCATTAAGCTCTGATTTGTGGCAGGTGCGTTAGTTAAGCCAAAGGGCATAACCAAATACTCATAATGCCCACTATGAGTTTTGAAAGCAGTCTTATGTATGTCAGCCGGTTCCATTCTGACTTGATGGTACCCTGCTCTCAAGTCTATCTTCGAGTAAACCGCCGAACCCCCCAACTCATCCATAAGATCATCTATCAAGGGAATAGGAAAGCGATCCTTAACTGTCATCCCGTTCAATCCTCTATAGTCTACACACAATCTCCAACtaccatatttcttcttctccaacacCACCAGAGATGCATAAGGACTACTACTTGCCTGAATGGTGCCACCCATTAACATTTCTTTCACAATCTTATCAATCTCATTCTTCTGATGTCTTGCATACCTATAAGGACACTGATTAATAGGATTGGAGCCCTCCAAAAGCGGAATCTTATGGTTGTGGTTGTGTCGAAATGGCGGCAAAGAAGTAGGTTCCTCGAAAATGTCAGAAAACTCCACCATTAGTTCTGTAACCTTCGAATTTATCATCTCATACCTCGGGGTGTACCTCCATTGAACACAACATTACTTCACTATCTTCCGGTACTTGCTCAACACAGATCATAGATAGTTGTGCATCTTTCTCCTTCATCTTACGAAGCTTAGTGGCCTTAATCTCTCGCACTGAACCTTGCTTTAAGCCACATAGGTGTACATTCTTCATATCCCATTTAAAACTCATCTCCAAAGTGTCAAAGTTCCAGGTTATGGTACCAAGCGGCTTCAACCATTGGACTCCCAACACGATGTCACAACCCCGCAGTGGTATCACCATCATGTCCGCTTCGAAAGATGTATCCCTCAAATACCAATTAAACTTATCCACCTTACCCGACACTCCTACTTTGCGACCATCAGCAACAAAAATCTTTGTTAGACAAGGCTGCGTCGACTATATCTTTAGTCTTTCTACCACTCTTGGGTCCATGAAGTTGTGTGTGGAGCTAGAGTCAAGTAACATGACCACACTTTGTTTCCCATAGTACGCCTTCACGCGCATAGTCCAAAATTCATCAGTTCTCTCTACTGCACTGACTGAAACTTGAGCCATTTCTTGAATCATTTCAGATTCCTCTACATCTTCTGAAATATGCTCAACAGCTTCTTCGTCCACATCCTCTGCATCCATCATATAcagttgtttctttttgtgaGTGAGATAATGTTCTGGTGAATATTTTTCATCACAAAAATAGCACAATCCTTGCTACCTCCTCTTATTCATCTCTTCTGTTGACAGGAACTTGCGTGGCTGCATTGTGTTATCCTTAGGCCTGTAAGTTGATTCAAAGTTACCAGTCTTCTGCACCCCATCAGACTTGTTAGCAACCACTACCTTAGGCTGAACATTACCACCATTTTGCCATTTGTTACTCTGCCAAACATTAGATGTCATACCACTTCCCTTCCTAGGATGAGCTTGTTCGTATAACTCACCCAACATCCAGCATTGCCTTATAGTTTGAGGTTGAAACATCCGAATGTGCATTTGAGTATCAGTCCTAAGACCCGCCAAGTATGCACGAACCATATAGTCTTCTGgcaatctcaatctcaaacGGATAAGCTCAAATTTCTCGTTATACTCCTTAATTCCCCCTGTCTCCTGCAACATCTTCAACTCCGCAATAGGATCATCCAAAGCATCCTCAAACCACTCCTTCAGAAGCATCTTATAAGAAATCCAGTCATTCAACACAGTTCTTCCCAAATCTGATTCAAGCAAGGACTGGTGCCAAGCAGTCGCGGCTCCATAAAAATGAATAGCACACATTCGAACCTTCATCTCGTCCGGAGTGAAATCCAACAGAAAAAACTGCTCAACCTTGAACAACCAATCCTTAATTCCTTCACCGTCAAACCTAGGGAAGTCCAATCTAGCTAAGCGAGTCATTCTTGAGTAATTATACGGCATACCAGATCTCACTCTGCTTGGAACCTCCGTCGGAAAACAGTTGTAATCCGCCTTCTCAACTGTTGGAGGAGACGAACTATACGGTGACTGTGGATTCGCCGACATCAAGTTATCCATCTTCTGCGTCATCATAAGAATTGCAGCAAACATTTCCGCAGAAGTCTCCGTAATCCTCGCATCTTGTTCCGCCAAGGCTTTCACAATCCAAGCATCTGACGATTCTTCACCTCCGCTAGCTGCTGCTTCTCTTTCCTGTGCCTGAGCTCGAgtctccatcatcttctccaagGTTCGTATTAGCTCTGATACCTTTGATAAAGAACAAACCAATACGTCTtcaattcaaatcacaatacaATCAAACTCAGCTGACGTTCATAAAACGAGAACTGAGATCTCAAATGATGAAGACCTTACCAAAGATCTAGACCAATTCGAGTTATTTCTgggttttacaaagaaagagattacaaatgagatatttgattattgattcTAAAACGAAGAAGACTCCTTTTAAGCTTCCTTCAGGTCAATGGTCATCAACGGCCACAAATTCAAAATAAGCCAATCACAGTCCAGCATGTCATCCTCACCCGCTCAACCAATCAGACCTCTTTATTTGAACACGTCAGCTCCGCCTAACACACCAACTGACTGAACCACACAACATCGTTTAGACTGTAACATCTAACAAGTCATTAACAAAACTAAGCTTCGAGACTAACTGTTTTTGTTCTTCGAGACTAACAGTTAGCTTCAATTATGGCGGATTTCTGGTggaaaaacaagagagaaggTAGAGGCATGCATTAGAAAGCCTGGGAACACCTTAGTCGTCCTAAAGCAGCATGAGGCTTAAGATTTAAAGATATTGAAACCTTTAACATTGCGTTGTTGGGGAAGCAAATTTGGAGGATGTTGACTAGACTTGACTCGCTCATGGCAAGAGTCTACCAAAGCAGATACTTCAGCAAATCAGATCCTCTTAATGCTCAACTTGGTTCCCGTCCGTTCATATGCTTGGAGGAGCATTCATGAAGCTCAAACCATGATGAAACAAGGTGTTCGGGCCATCATAGGTAATGGAAAGTCCATGAGATATGGCAACACCCATGGGTAGGATCTAAACCAGCCAACTCTATCCGACAAATACCTCTCAAGTTGTTCAAGAATGAGACTCAACAgtataatttatgtaaataaatcataaatttaatttatatagatattttttttattattattataaaaatgccAATATACTGGGCCTGATATGCCCATTAAACAATGGCCCATCAAGAATAAAAAACCTCCACGCTTGAGTTCTTCGTGCTAAGGCAAAGTGGACAAACTCGTACGGAGCCATCGCATCCTTGACACAGAACCAAATGACGACACGGCAAAGCCAACACAGTCGCCGATCGGCGCCGGCAAATCCTACACCCCGGTCCGATCATTTCGCACCGATCGGGATCCACGTAAGCCGATTCGGCGTCCTCGGCTTCATCCGCACCGTCTACGCTTCCCGAATTTTGTTCAGCCGTCGTGATAACTCCGCCGCGGTGAGCTGCTTCAAATACGGCTTGCTGCAAATGAGCCTGTAACGACGTCGCTTCGGCTTCTCTAGCCGCTGCTCTCACCTGCCAGGCACGTGACTCTGTTTCTATCTGAGACGCACGTGCTTCTAGCTCGGCGTGACGACGCGTGGCTTTATCGACCTCcgcttctttctctcttaatcTCCGCCTAACTGATTCTTCCGTCGTTCTCAGTAGCTCACGATAGTGCCTATCGTTGTTTTCCGCTAACATGCGCCTCAGCTGCTCTcccttttccaaaaaaaaaaataataataattttaattaactctttttattggtttacaaaaataatcaaacaaaaatcctaaaaatgcCACTAAACAATTTCATTAactttacttaattttttataaaggtttttgttttttggaatttGTAGATTGTGGAgataataattttgtgaattttaaaacctttttttgtgGATGgataattttgaagaaaaatatagtAAGTCACCTGGATTTGAAGAAATCTATTTAATTCATCCGTTTGGCTTTCGATTTCTCCGGCGAGATCTCCGGTAAATATCGGAAAAGTAGAAAACCGTTGTTCTTGATTCTGTTCACGAGACAAACGTAGACCGGTTGATACTACTACATTAGGATTCTGTCGACGTCCGATAACTTCCGGCGGAGTTTGCGGCAGAGGATTCATCGGAGCCGCCGTAGTGATATCTTCTAAATCAATCACCGACGACGAAACTTCTCTCGCTCGCTTTCTTGAATCCACCCCTGTTTTGAGCAAAGATAACAGATTCATACATACCGGTAAGAATAAATAAACCGAGACTAAAGAAAAGGTCATCGTTCGGTTCGGAGATTTTAGTAAAACAAACCGGTGTTGATTGAATGAAACTGAGATTTTTGCTCCGGCTGATTCGAACAATCATTACCTTCTTGTCCGTTTCTGAGataacaaaaacatcaatcacATGTCACAtgaatacatacatacatacatggaTACAGTGatctgagagagagatagaggacctgttgaggaagaagagagtagAAGGATGGTGATGAGCTTGAACCGCCatgatcaagattcaagaacagagacaaaaaaaaaaaaaaacaagaaaaagaaaaagaaggaagcttCTCTGTTAATGAGAATCTCTCTTAAATGGGGGTATGTATTATTATGAAATCACGCAAAAGATATGTAGTATCATGTATGTATCAACTACGGTTGTATCGGACATGGTGCCGTGGTGATGAAAAGATTGAAAACTTTGGTTGCTTCGGGattctaaagaaaataaatggtGAAGAGAGGAGAGGGAAAGTCTCTCTATTATATGCACATAGTAAGCATGATtctcatttattattatatcaacTCAAAATGTTGAATATTTGAATCGCATCTATGATTTATTTCTGTTGAAATCTTGACCTCACTTCTCTTTAGAGGTTAGATTCATCCCATCTCTCCattgttcttgatttgtttctcactcACAAACCATCTAAAACAATTAAAGAGATATCTCTTTTATGTCTACAGTGTtacttgttcttgatgatggaTCTCTTAGAAATTAGGTTTAGCCACTACAACCTCTTTCTCTTTAATCTCACACACATACTTATTAGTATACTTCTAACCTAAACACATAAGTTAAAACAACCAACCCCATTAACATTGGGCTTCAATACTTTTATGGCCCAAAGGTCTTTTtctctaatcttcttcttcttcttcttcctacgaccaacgcttcttcttctctttgatgtcttcttct harbors:
- the LOC104760191 gene encoding BOI-related E3 ubiquitin-protein ligase 1, whose product is MAVQAHHHPSTLFFLNRNGQEGNDCSNQPEQKSQFHSINTGVDSRKRAREVSSSVIDLEDITTAAPMNPLPQTPPEVIGRRQNPNVVVSTGLRLSREQNQEQRFSTFPIFTGDLAGEIESQTDELNRFLQIQGEQLRRMLAENNDRHYRELLRTTEESVRRRLREKEAEVDKATRRHAELEARASQIETESRAWQVRAAAREAEATSLQAHLQQAVFEAAHRGGVITTAEQNSGSVDGADEAEDAESAYVDPDRCEMIGPGCRICRRRSATVLALPCRHLVLCQGCDGSVRVCPLCLSTKNSSVEVFYS